One genomic region from Gemmatimonas sp. UBA7669 encodes:
- a CDS encoding RNA polymerase sigma factor, producing MTLPVPSPAPPRSLDLARLRAGDAEALAACYHAHAGRLLLVAYRLTASWADAEDVVHDAFVALPEALARYEERGQFAAWLSTLTLRLALMRQRRESRFAALDAATEPSVAAAAPEHIVPPRVHAALAALSAPLRHVFVLRTVHDLTHADIGALLGISANASEVRFHRAVKALRRTLEIPV from the coding sequence ATGACATTGCCTGTGCCGTCTCCCGCCCCGCCCCGTTCGTTGGACCTCGCGCGATTGCGCGCCGGTGACGCGGAGGCGCTTGCCGCCTGTTACCACGCCCACGCCGGCCGTCTGTTGCTCGTGGCCTATCGCCTCACCGCCAGTTGGGCCGACGCCGAAGACGTGGTGCACGACGCCTTCGTAGCCCTGCCCGAGGCCCTGGCGCGCTACGAGGAACGCGGCCAGTTCGCCGCCTGGCTGTCCACGCTGACGCTGCGGCTTGCGCTCATGCGCCAACGCCGCGAGTCGCGGTTTGCGGCGTTGGATGCGGCCACCGAGCCCAGTGTGGCCGCTGCGGCCCCCGAACACATCGTGCCGCCGCGCGTGCATGCGGCCCTTGCTGCGTTGTCGGCACCACTGCGCCACGTGTTCGTGCTGCGCACGGTACATGACCTCACCCACGCCGACATCGGCGCCCTGCTTGGCATCTCCGCCAATGCGTCGGAGGTGCGATTCCACCGCGCGGTGAAAGCCCTGCGCCGGACCCTGGAGATACCCGTATGA